Part of the Bacillus cabrialesii genome is shown below.
GAGCTTATGCAAAAGCGAAGCCTAAAAAGGTAATTACGGTTTACAAAAATGATGTTGGCAGAATGCCTCATGCAGTACTGGATGTAAGCCCTAAAGCGTTTAAAGCGCTTGGATACCCATTAAGCAAAGGAAAAGTAGCGGGACATTACAGCTATTAATCTACATATATAATCTGTAAAGCAAGAAGTCACATTCTTGCTTTTTCTATTGGTGGAGATAAAAGATGAAAAAAAGAATCATATTATTGTTAATTGTCGTGATAGCAGCCGTTGCAGCGGGTTTTGCGTTTTATGCTGCAAAGGATAAAGGCGAGGAGAGCGCTGCTGATGTTTCAGTACATGCGGAAAGCGGCGATAAGCTGCTTGTATCAATCACGAATACTGATCTGCTGACGAAGTATTATGAAAATGACAAGGTGATCCATGAGGAGAAGCTGACCAGCTATCCGGCATTTGCCTTGGATCAAAAGCAGCGGGTGCTCTATTATACGGGCAATAATGATCAAAATGAAATGAGGCTATTTAAGCTGGATCTTAAGTCTAATAAAAAGACGATGCTTTATAAAGGTGCGGAGAGTGCCGACAGCCTGTTTTTGTCAAAGGACCGTTCAACCATCTATTTCCGTTTAGGAAAAGCGGACGAAAACAATTTCCGGATCGCAGCTTTTGATCTGAAAACGAAGAAGTATAAAAACCTGTATCCTGCCGCGAAAGATCAGGATGACAGCGTCAGCGGCTTCTTTTATAACAAAAAAACAGATTCATTTGCGTTGCTTCATTATTCTGTAGAAGAAGACTACAAGAAAACAGATGAAGCGAACGAGAAGGGAATCGATCCCGAACCAACAACGATTCATTTTTCGGCGGGTCATCAAAGCAAATTTGATGAGCTTAAGAGCCTTGACAAGTTTATCAGCGATATTGCTGTTTCTGATGATGATAAACGTATTTTGTTTACGTCATATACACAAAAAGGCACGGAGCAAACCGCTTCTATTCAGATGCTGAATGCGGATACGAAAAAATATGAAACCATCATTTCAAATCAAAAAGCATTTAAGCTGTTAATTGACGCACAGCCGCAGTTCTCTAAGGATGGGAAGAACATTTATTTTCTTGCCGAAGCCGAGGGGGCTAAAAAATTGAAGGATGAAACAGGGCGTGAAGCCAAGGTGCGGACGATTTATTCCTATAACCTTGAAAATAAAACGTTTAAAAAAGTGTGGGAAAATCCGAACGGCATCATCAACAGTTTTTCTGTCATCAACTAATAAAAACCACTCGGCAGGGGGGGACTGACCCCCGTTTTTGAGACAGGGATCAAAACACCTTTTAAACAGCCAATTGCCGATAGTTTATCGGTGATTGGTTGTTTAGTTTCGTTTGAATACGAATATTGTTATAATAATGAATGTATTCTGTGACAGTGCGTTCTACGATGGCGGTCGTAGTTCGATCAATGCTGTTAAGATAGAACGTTTCAGACTTTAGTAAGGAATGAAACGATTCGATGGAGGCATTATCAGCGGGCGTCCCTTTGCGGGACA
Proteins encoded:
- a CDS encoding PD40 domain-containing protein, coding for MKKRIILLLIVVIAAVAAGFAFYAAKDKGEESAADVSVHAESGDKLLVSITNTDLLTKYYENDKVIHEEKLTSYPAFALDQKQRVLYYTGNNDQNEMRLFKLDLKSNKKTMLYKGAESADSLFLSKDRSTIYFRLGKADENNFRIAAFDLKTKKYKNLYPAAKDQDDSVSGFFYNKKTDSFALLHYSVEEDYKKTDEANEKGIDPEPTTIHFSAGHQSKFDELKSLDKFISDIAVSDDDKRILFTSYTQKGTEQTASIQMLNADTKKYETIISNQKAFKLLIDAQPQFSKDGKNIYFLAEAEGAKKLKDETGREAKVRTIYSYNLENKTFKKVWENPNGIINSFSVIN